The region AGCAGCATGCAAAAACGTCGCTGGGCGGGTCGGTTGGCGGATGGCCAACGTATGCGCCATGCTCAAAAGCGGAGTGATGCCGACGCCGCCGCTGATGAACACAACCGGCGTCGTTTTGGACAAATCAAGCGTAAAATCGCCGGCTGGAGCGCTAAGATCGAGCACGTCGCCCTCTTGGACATGATCATGCAAATAGTTGGAAACAATGCCGGCCGGCTTGTCCGCTGTAGCTGCTTCCCGTTTGACGCTGATGCGGTAATACCCTTTTCCAGGAGCATCCGATAAGCTGTATTGGCGAATATGCGTATACGTCTCGCCCGGAATCGACAGTTTGACGCTGACGTATTGGCCCGGCAAATAATCACTGATGGCCTTGCCGTCTTCCGGCTCCAAATAAAACGAAGTGATGACGCCGCTTTCTTTCACCTTTTTCACGACGACAAATCGGCGAAAGTCACGCCAGCCTCCGTGTTTGGCCGCTGCCTCATCGTAGAGCTCTTTTTCCACTTGAATGAAAACGGACGCAATGGCTTCATATGCTTCCGCCCAAGCCGTGATCACTTCGTCGGTGGCGGCGTCGCCGAGCACGTCTTTGATCGCCAGCAACAAATGCTTTCCGACGATCGGGTATTGTTCTGGTTTGATTCCTAAGCTGCGGTGTTTATGGCCGATTTGCCGCACAACCGGCAAAATAGCATCAAGCTGGTCGATATAGCGCGCTGCCGCATACACGGCTGCGGCCAAGGCGCGTTGCTGCCGCCCTTGCTTTTGGTTGGCGTGGTTGAAAATATTGAGCAGTTCCGGATGATTGGAAAACATGAGTTCATAAAACCGCTTCGTAATTTGTTCGCCATGTGTTTCCAAGACAGGCGCCGTTGATTTCACAATTTCAATCGTTTTTGGATGCAATTTCGTTGTCGTTGTCATGATTTCATCCCCTTGTAAAACATGTATTTTTAATACATCTTTTATTCAACCATGGGCACTGCGAAAAAGCAATATTTCAAATACATCTTTAATAAATTGTTCACAATTCTCCGTTCGAATCGGGTGTGGTACAATGGGATCAAGAACGTCGCTTAAAGGTTGTGAATCACGATGCAGTTGACGAACTATACGGAATACGCCTTGCGCGTCCTCTTGTTTTTAGGCGCGCTTGATGAAGAAGAAAAAACAAACATCAAAGACATTGCCGCTGCCTTTTCCATTTCAGAGCATCATTTAAGCAAAATCGTCCATGAGCTTGGCAAACTCGGCTACATTGAAACGATCCGTGGGCGCAACGGCGGAATCCGCCTTGCGAAACGCCCCGAGGAGATTGTCATCGGCGCGGTTGTTCGCGAAACGGAGGAAAACTTGTCGCTTGTCGAGTGTTTTGCCGCCCACGGCAATGAGTGCGTCTTAACGCCGGTATGTCGGCTTCGCTTCGCACTTCACGAGGCGTTAGAGGCGTTTTTGCGTGTGCTGGATGCGTATACACTCGCCGATTTGCTTGAAGACCGAGCGTCGCTTCGTTCTTTATTGAAAGAGCGGCGCGGTTGAGAAAAAACTTTCCGGCTATTATAAGGAGAGTTTTTTGGTGTTAAGCATCGCTCTACGGAAGGAAGACGCGGGATGATGCGAAACCGATGGCGGCCTTTGCGCGTGATGTGGCGGTAATACTGATCATTAGTTAAAAAACGAAACCAGTCGAAAACCATGGGCAATACGTCCGGCACCGGCCGATCACATCCCCTTTGTTTGCCACAAGACGAAGAATATATTAAGATTAGAAAGGTGTGAAAACATCTGCATGACTGAAGGAGGTCACAATGAAACACAAAGGAACCGCTTTACCACCTTACTTGCATATGGACAATGGAGAGCTTTGGCTCACCGAAGATGATCGCGACAACTTAAAAATCAGCTATCGAATCAAAGAGGTGATTTTTGCCGAGCCGTCCGAGTACCAGCATGTGATGATTTTGGATTCGTACGATTTTGGCCGCATGCTCGTACTCGATGGCGTCGTGCAAACGACCTCAATTGACGGCCATATTTATAACGAAATGATTTCGCACGTGCCGCTGCAGTTTCATCCGGAAGCGAAACGGGTGCTCATCATCGGCGGCGGCGACTGCGGCGCAGCTCGTGAGACGGCGAAATACGCTCATCTGGAAGCCATCGACATGGTGGAAATCGACGAAAAAGTCGTCCGGGCGTGCAAAGAGCATTTGCCAGCCGTCTCCGGCAACTTATCTGACCCGCGCATGCGGTTTGTATATGATGATGGCGTCGTGTTTGTGCAAGGGAAAGAAAACGTCTACGACGTCATTATGATCGACTCGTCCGACCCAGTCGGCCCAGCGGAAGCCTTGTTTTCACTGGAGTTTTACGCCAACGTCCATCGCGCGTTGAAAGCAGACGGGCTGATGGTCTGCCAAAGCCAGTCGCCGATTTTCCACTTGGATATTTTGAAACGGACGTACCGCAACATTCGCGAACTGTTCCAGCATGTGCTCGTGTACACAGCAGTGGTGCCGACGTATCCAGGCGGACTGTGGAGCTTTACGATCGGCTCGAAACGGCCGCTGGTGTTTCCGGCGCAAACAACTATTCCAAACGACACGAAATACGTCAATGATGCGGTCTTCCGTCAATGTTTCGCCTTGCCCGAGTTTTTGCGCTCGGCGCTTGAGGTGGAATAACGGCTTGGCATGGAAAAAGCTGTCCCTGCTTTGGGGGGACAGCTTTTTTGTGTCATTTGAGTGATCCTCTTTACGCTTTCTATTATTCCACCCGCTTTCTTGTTTCATTGCGCCGGCGGGTTGTGGGCCAGTGCCCGCTTGGCAAGCCATTGAAACGTCAAGTCATCCGCCGGCGGGTTGTAGAGTCCAGCGCGGACGTCACGGTAATGCCGCTGGAGCGGGTTGTCAGCAAACAAGCTTTGTCCGCCGACAATGCGCATCGCCCAATCGACGACTTCAAGCGCGGTATTGGTGGCGACCAATTTGGCTGTTGCCAACTCCTCTTTCATCGCCATCCGTTTTTCCGGATAGCGATCCCATAAGTCGGCGACCGCGTACAGGAAATGGCGCGCATGGGTGAGGCGCCATTCCATTTCCGCGATTTTCCGCTGCACTTCGGGTGTTAGGGCGATTGGGTGAGGCAGGGTATTAGGCTGGTACGTCTTGGCAAAGCGAAGTGCCTCATTGCGCGCCGCAATGGCGATGCCTAAGTAACAAGCCGGAACGTGCAACAGCCATCCTTGCGCCGGTGCGGCTTCGTTCGATTCCCCGAGCGTCTCGACGAGCGCCTCTTGGTCGACTTCGACTTCTTCAAGAACAAGATCATCGCTGCGCGTCGCCCGCATGCCAAGGGTGTTCCACGTCGGCTCGATGCGGATGCCTGAAGCAGACATCGGCACGAGAAATTCACCGACCCGACCGTCTTCCATCGTGGCGGAAATTAAGACGTAATCGAGTGCAGGAGCCAGTGACGCAAAGGTTTTTCGTCCGCGAAGCACAAAGCGGCCATCGCGAAAAACGGCCGTCGTTTCGGGTTTGCCCCCGCGCGCCGGGCTGCCTGTCGCCCGTTCGGAATGAGCGCTGTTGATGAGCGAGTGGCGGCAAACGACTTCTTTCGCCAGGCGGGCGAGCACCGGCTCCGGCCAGCGGCGAAGCAAAAATAAACGCATGAGAATGCTGGCATGCCAGCCGAATGACAAAGCTGTTGCCCCAGAGCCTTGGGCGATCGTCTCTTGCACGAGCACGAGCTCATACAGCGACGCCCCTTGGCCGCCGTATTCAGCGGGGATGGTCAACGAAAGGAATCCCGCCTCTTTCAAATCGGCAAAATCGGCAAATGGAAACTCAGCCCGTTCGTCATCGTGAGCCGCCCTTTTGGCAAACCGCTCGGCAAGGCGCCGCGCTTGGTCGTATAATTGCTGCTCCCGATCGGTCCGCACAAGCAAGTGATACAACTCGTTCATCGTTCTCCCCTTCTTTTTTGATCGAGATGCTTTCATTGTACTGCTTTTGACCAAAGGTGAAAACAAAAATGCGCAAAAAAGCCGTCCGTGGAACACGGACGATCCTCATGATGAAAACGTTTCGTTGTGATCGCAAGGCGGAACATATCTTTCTGCCTGAATTCCCCCTTGGCTATATGTCAGAGTTTAAGCATTGCTGCAGCAACCGCTCAAAAAAGGAAGAAATGCCGGATGTACCGATCATCGCCGCGGTGGACGAACTCGTTTTTCGTAGCGTCGTATTCATATTCTTCCTGCCAACGGCGGCCATAGCGGGCGATTTGACGGACGGCGCGGATGATCGCATACACTTCTTCGTTCGTCATCGTAGGATGGAGCGACAGACGCACCCATCCTGGTTTGGCGAGAGGATTGCCGTTTTTGACTTCTTGAAGCAACGCAGCGGATTGTTCCTTGTCGATGCCAAGCAAATAGTGGCCGTAAGGTCCGGCGCAGGAACATCCCCCGCGCGCTTGAATGCCGAAGCGGTCATTCAGCAGTTTGACAACAAGGTTGTAATGCAACCCATCTATGACAAACGAGATGATGCCAAGACGGTCGTTCCGATGTCCTTCAAGCACGCGGACACCGGGAGTGCTTTTCAACGCCGGCAAAAGAAGGGAAACAAGTTCCTTTTCGCGGGCGCGCATCTGTTTTACGTTCATTTGCTCTTTCAGCTGGATGGCCAACGCTGCCTTGATGGTTTGCCAAAACGGCGGTGTTCCGCCATCTTCGCGTTCTTCAATGGCTTGAATGTATTCATAGTTCCCCCACGGGTCGGTCCAATACACCGTCCCACCGCCGGGGTGATCCGGAGCGTGCTGATGATAAAGACGGCTGTTAAAGAGAAGTACGCCGGCGCTGCCTGGTCCGCCAAGAAACTTATGGGGGGAGAAATAAATGGCATCAAGCTGCTCCATTGGGTCGTCCGGATGCATATCGATGCGGACGTACGGAGCGGAAGCAGCAAAATCAACAAAGCAAAGGCCGCCATGCTCGTGCATGATTTTCGCCAGCTTATGATATGGGGTTTCCAATCCCGTGACGTTCGAGCAAGCAGTAAATGCACCGATTTTTTGCGGCCGATCTCGGTAGCGCTCCAGCAGCTCGCGCAAATGGTCAAGATCGACATCCCCGTTCTCTGTCGGCCGGACCGCCACGACTTCCGCGATGGTTTCCACCCATGGCAATAAATTTGAATGGTGCTCCATATGGGTGACAAAGACGACTGGCCGCTCCTCATCATGAAGGGACAAGCGGTGCTTCCACCGTTCCGGTACGCGCAAGCCAAGCAGACGCTGCAGCTTGTTGACGGCGCTTGTGGTCCCGGCGCCTTGCATGATTAAGACGTCGTTTTTCCCGGCATGAACGTGCTGTTTGATGATTTCTTTTGCATAGCGATAGGCAAGCGTCGTTTTCGTTCCGGTCACATTCGATTCCGTATGCGTGTTGCCGACAAATGGACCGAGCTCATGTGTCAGCTTCTCTTCAATCGGCCGGTACAGCCGCCCGCTTGCCGTCCAGTCGGCGTAAATAAGCCGCTGTTTGCCAAACGGCGTAGAAAACGGATGAAAGCGGCCGATCGTTCCATCGCGAAACGGCTGAAAATACGTCTCAAGCTCTCCGCGGCATGTATACACCGAATTGCCGATCACAGCGTGAATGGCCATGTTTATTCCCCCTTTCCGCCATTTCGTCTATTTACAAAGTATGTCGTCTTCGGTGGTTCGGTCCAAAAAACGTGGGAAAGTTGAAAATGAAAAATCCGCCGTACAGGCGGATGGTATTCCACTCCCTTTTTTACTCCCTTTTTTTGCATGATAACGGCGAAATCGTTTCCCCCACGGGCGGCACAAGGTATTCGGCAAGCATGGTCCGCAAGTCATCGGGCAATGGTTCGCTCGTTTGGGTTTGGAAATTGAAATGGACGACCGCTGCCTCTCCGATGGCGATCAGTCTTCCTGTTTCCTCTTCCATGATGCGATGAATGCATTGAAAGCTTTTATTGCTGATCCGGGAGACATTGGTTTCCACGCGCAATCGTCGTCCGAAGAATCCTTGGTTGATAAAATCGCACTTGGTGGAAGCTAAAATAAAATGCCAGTCCTCCGTTCGCCCGCCGTAACGCAATTCATCAAACAGGCGGGTGCGCGCTTCTTCTAAATAAATAAAATAGCTAATGTTGCTTAAATGTCCGAGCGCATCAGTTTCACAAAAGCGTGGGTTGACGGTAATGATGTGCGTCTTCATTTCTCCCTCTTCCTTTCTTTCCTTTTTTTTTTGCCCCTTTCGCCCACAATATTCGTTTGGGTGGGCATGGGGGGTGACTGAGTTGGATTTGTAGCTACCAACTAGTCAGTATGTTGTTTTTATCATACTCTGATTTGCTTTTGTTTTCAATTGTTGATTTATTAATTATTTAGAACATTGTTTGTGATTATAAAATGGGACGGTGAACATCCCGGCCTGTTCACCTATTAGGAAGCCTGAAAAGACCGGCCGGCAGCGCGTTCCGCTGGTTCATGGCATCCAAAGCGGCAAAAGAACGTATCCTGCGAGCGACACGCCGGCGCAAAGGAGAGAGATGCGCAGTTTATATTTCGCATAGCTCATTAAGTCCATATCCATAATGGCTGCGGTTGTAATCGTCGTATCGCCAAGCGGCGAAGCAAAGGCGCCAAACGTCCCGCTCGCAAACACGGCGCCGACTGTCACCTCGAGCGGCGCCCCGGTCGCATGGGAAAGCGTGACGCCAAGCGGCATCAAAATGCCCCACGTTCCCCATGAAGAACCAATAAAGTATGATAAAAACGATCCGACCAAAAACACGGCCGCTGGCACGAATGCCCCCGGCAGCCATGTGCCGAACGTCGACGACACGTACTCCGCAAATCCGAGTTCCCCCGCCACCGCCGAGACTGCCCAGACGAGAACGAGCATGCCGATCGGCGCCATCAGCTCGTTTCCTCCGGCAAAAAAGTGATACGTCAACTCTGAGAGTGATTGTCGGCGCCACAAATAAAACATCATCGACAAAAGGATGGTCACAAATAGCGCCAACAGCATCGCCCATGTCGCATCGGCCGCGGAAAACGCCTCCCACCAATTCTCCGCCCCGCGTTTCCTCCCGTCGTACACGAAAAAGGCAAACGTCAGCGCGATTAACAGCGCCAACGGGACAAACAAGTGCAACGGCTCCCCGTTGATCAGCGCCAGCTCCTTGCGCAATCCGAGCCCGTGCAGTGTATTTGTCTCCCCTTCTCCTTTTTTCGCCCGCGGTTTGCCGATCCGGATGTTCAACATCATCGTCAACACCCCGACGGCCAGAGCGACAATCGCAAACAAGTTGTACGGCAGGCTGCGCAAAAACACGTCATACGGCGATTCGTGAATGTCGTTTTGCGCCAGCGCCGCGGCGACAACAGAAGTCATAAAGCCGACGAACGCTGTCGCCGCTGGCAAAAGAACGATGATCGGCTCGGTCGAGACGTCGATCATGTACGCCATGCGGCGGCGGTCGATGCGAAACTGGCGAAGGACCGCTTTCATCACTGGTCCAAGGAGCATAATGCGAAACATCGGCATAAAAAACGTCACCGGCACCGTCAGCCAAACGAACAACAAAATCCCCCGCTTCGAGCGGATGCGAGCGGAAAGTCTCTCGACAAACCCTTTGATCCCGCCGGTAATTTGCATTATGCCGACAAGCGAACCGAACAAATACAAAAACGCGGCCACCTTCATATGCTCCGGATCGGTCAGGGCGTGAAGAACAGCGGAAACAGCACGCTCAATCGCGCCGACAGCCGACCACTCAAGGCAAAACGTTCCGACGAGCAATCCGGCCACGAGGCCGGGCAAAATTTCTTTCAGCCATACCGCCAACGGAATGATGAGCAGAAAAGGCAACAGCGACCACCATGTTCCTTCCACGTCGGCGCCTCCTTTGCGATGATGTTGTTACCAAGAAGGATAGCCATAATGTAGTTTTTTTATGATTTTCATTGATGATTTAGAACATAGTTTTACTTATTAAATTTATGTTGCCCCGTGCAAACAAAAAAAGCCGCGCTGCAGTTTGCAGCGTGGCTCACTTCCATCAGCTCCAGGCTGGCTCTCAAACAACTTGGGGGCACGGAAGGCGTCGTCATTTCCGGCGCGCAAAATCGACAAATCGGAACTTGTCGAGCCGGTGACGCGATTCCGTGTATTGAAACAATGCAGCATCGCTTAAATACACGTAGTTTTTGACGACAACGACGCGGTCATCGCCGTTTAGGTCCAAATAACGGCGGTCTTCGTCCGTCGCTTCGTCGACCGATATCTCTTTTTTCGCAAAGCTGATCGGCAAATGCAGCTTCGTTTCCAAATATTCATAAATCGAGTCTTCGCAAATCTCTTTGGTCAATAGCGGCACATGCTTTTTCAGAAAAAAGTCTTTATCCAAAATAATCCGCTCACCGCCGATTTCACGGACGCGCACGACTTTCCACACTTCGTCTTTGCTTGAGGCGCGCAGATGCTGCCGGAGTTCGCCGTCCGGCTTGATGACCGCCAGTTCATGCACAATCGTCCGCACCGGCTTCTTCATCGTCTGCGCCAGTTCTTTAAAGCTGACCAATCCAGATACGGGAAAGTCATATTTGTCGACGTCAAGGACGATGGATCCTTTTCCTTTCATTTTTTGGATATAGCCGTGCTCGGACAACAAATGGAGCGCTTTGCGGATCGTCTCGCGCGATGTCTCATACCGGGCTGCCAGCTCGTGTTCCGATGGCAGCTTGTCGTACGCCTTCCATTCTCCGCGGCGGATGCGGGAAATGAGGTCATGGTAAATGGTTAAATATTTGTTTTCATGCATAAGAATCACCGCTTGTATTGTATCACGGCCGGCGCAAAAGATAAACAACCGATTCGTATGGGCGCAGTTGCATGCGGCGAAAATCGGCCGGCGCGTCCGAATAATTGGCGAGCAGCAGTTCTCCCGTATAGCCATCGGCTCCTGCTTCTCCCGGCAGCGTGAACGTCGTTTCGACTGGATAAAAATTGTTGACAACAAGCAACTTTTCTCCATCGCCATGACGCATATAGGCAAAAATATGCGGATCGTCCGCAAGCAGCAGCTCATAGCGCCCGGTCGTGATGATGTCATACTGCTTGCGCAATTCAATCAGCCGCTTATAGTGGTAAAAAATTGAATCGCGGTCGGTGAGCGCCTGTTTCACGTTAATGCGCCGGTAGTTGTCGGCGACGCGAATCCACGGCGTCCCGGACGTGAAACCAGCGTGCGGGCTGTCGTCCCATTGCATCGGCGTGCGTGAATTGTCGCGCGATTTCCGCTGCAAAATCTCAAGCACTTCCCGCTCGCTTTTGCCTTGTTCCCGCAAAATCCGGTACATGTTGAGCGACTCGACGTCGCGGTAGTCGCGAATATCGGTGAATTTCGGGTCCGTCATGCCGATTTCTTCGCCTTGGTAAATATAGGGCGTTCCTTGCATCAAATGGATCGTCGTCGCCAGCATTTTCGCCGATTCTTTCCAATACGTCCCGTCATCGCCATAGCGCGACACGATGCGCGGCTGATCGTGGTTGCACCAAAAGAGCGCGTTCCAGCCCCCGCCTTCATACATCCGGACTTGCCATTCGGATAAAATGCGTTTTAAGGCAAGGAAATCAAATGGGGCGACTGCCCATTTTTCTCCGTTCGGATAATCGACCTTCAAGTGGTGAAAGTTAAACGTCATATTCAGCTCACGGTGGTTCGGGTTCGTGTAGCGGATGCAATGATCGATCGTCGTCGACGACATTTCCCCGACCGTCATGACGTCATATTTCGAAAACACTTCGCGGTTCATCTCTTGCAAAAACTCATGAATGCGCGGTCCGTCCGTATAAAAGCGGCGCCCGTCCCCCGGCGGCACCGAACCGTCGTCATCCGGAAAGCGCTGGTCTTTTGACAACAAGTTGATGACGTCAAGCCGAAAGCCGTCCACTCCTTTTTTGAGCCAAAAATGCATCATGTCATAAATGCGGCGGCGCAGCTCTTCGTTTTCCCAATTCAAATCAGCTTGCGTCACATCGAACAAATGCAAATAATATTGCCCGGTTCGTTCATCGTATTCCCAAGCCGAGCCGCCGAATTTCGACTGCCAGTTGTTCGGCGCTCCGCCGTCCGGCCTCGGGTCGCGCCAAATGTAAAACGAGCGGTATGGGTTCGTTTTCGAGGAGCGTGCCTGCTTGAACCATTCATGATCGGTTGAGGTATGGTTGACGACCATGTCCATCACCAGCTTCATGCCGCGCGCGTGCACTTCTTGAAGCAAACGGTCAAAATCGTCCATCGTTCCGTATTCGGGATGAATGCGGAAATAATCGCTGATGTCATAACCGTTGTCGCGCTGAGGCGACGCGTAGATCGGCGTCAGCCAAATGACATCGACGCCCAATTCTTGTAAATAATCGAGCTTTTCGATGATTCCTGGCAAATCGCCGATGCCGTCTCCATTCGTGTCGTAAAAGCTTTTCGGATAAATTTGATAAACGACCGCTTTTTTCCACCAAGGGGTTGTTGACATCTCTCTTCACCTCGTTCGTCGGGATAAAAACATACCATTGGCGTCGGCGGCCAATGGTATGTTAGTAAATTGATTATTTAGAATATACTTCCCTTACTACAACAGACCTCAGCCGTTAGCGGGCGCCTTTACGCACTTTCCCAAAGATAAACGTCAACGCAAACGGCACCACAATCGCCATCGCCATGCCGATAAAGAACGGCGTCCACTTTTGCGGCACGATCGACAAGAACCCCGGCAGGCCGCCGACACCAATCGACGGAGCGATTACGTGGTTGAGCGTAATAAACATGCCGGCAATCGCCGCGCCCGTCATCGCCGCAATAAACGGAAAGCGGAAGCGCAAGTTGACCCCGAACATGGCCGGCTCGGTAATGCCAAGATAAGCGGACACCGCCGATGTGAACGACAAGCCGCGCAGCTTTTCGTCTTTGGCGACAACCATCATCGCCAGCGCCGCTGACCCTTGGGCGATGTTTGACATGACCAAAATCGGCCATAAGAACGTTCCGCCTGTATTCGCAATGAGCTGCAAGTCGACCGGCAAGAACGTATGATGCATCCCGGTGACGACAAGCGGCGCATACAGCGCTCCATACAGCAAACCACCGAGAGCTGGAACCGTGTCAAAAATCGTCACAAACAAGTGGGTAATGGCATTGCCGATCGCAAAGGTGACCGGCCCGATGGCGATGAACGACAAAAAGCCCGTAATGAGCAACGCAAGCGGCGCGACAAGCAACAGCTGAAACGCATCCGGTATGCGCTTGCGCAAAAACAGCTCCAGCTTCGCCAGCACGTAGGACGCCGCCAAAACCGGCAACACTTGCCCTTGATAGCCCACCTTTTGCACTTCAAAGCCGAACAAGTTCCAAACTGGAATCTCTCCTTTTTCTTTCGCCGCTCCCCACCCCCAAGCGTTCAACAAATCCGGGTGGACGAGCATCAAACCAAGGACAATCCCTAAGAGCGGGCTGCCGCCGAATTTCGTCACCGCCGACCAGCCGATCAAACCGGGCAGGAAGACGAACGCCGTATTGGCGATCAAGTTGATCATATTCGCCAAATCGGCCCATTCTTTGTGCACCTCGACAAACGATTTCCCTTCGTAAAAAATGCCTGGGCCTGTCAAGACGTTGTTAATGCCCATCAACAAACCGGCCGTCACGATCGCCGGCAAAATCGGAATGAAAATATCAGCAAGCGTCTTAATGGCGCGCTGAAGAGGATTGAGCTTCGCTTCCGCCGCATCTTTGATCTCCTGTTTCGTCGCCCGGCTGAGGCCCGTCAGCTCGACGAGGTCATCATACACTTTATCGACAAGTCCTTGGCCGATGACGACTTGGAACTGGCCGTTTGCGGAAAACGATCCTTTGACGACATGGATGCGCTCAAGCGTTTCCTTATCGACTTTCCCCTCATCTTTGAGCGCAAACCGAAGCCGTGTCACGCAATGCGTGGCGGCGGCGATGTTTTCCTTGCCGCCGATGGCTTCAACGATTTGCGCGGCTGCTTGTTGATATGCTCCCATGGATGAATGCCTCCCTTTTCTCACCATCGCTATGCGTAAACTAAATCGCTTTCAGCAACCGGTTGCAAAAAACTTGTATATACAACTCACTTTCATTTTATCCTGTATATACAAGTTTGTCAACATCTTTCGATGACCTTCTTCATTTTTCGACAATAGTTGTTGTTTTTTTGCTAACTTCCACTTCTTTTGTGATGTTTTGTCAAGAAGCAGGAAAATCATCAACCGAGTAGGAAAATAAACAATATGCCAAACGACAAGAAAGGATGAGACTGCGATGAAAACCTATACACTCCGCGAAGCAGCGAAAAAAATCGGGGTGACGGCCCGGGATTTGAAACAATGGGAAAAACAGTTTGCAGAATCGATTGTCGTCCCGCGCACAATCGAGGGAGCGCGCATCTACACCGATGAACTGATCAATCGGTTTCGCCATATTCGCACTTGGCTTGAGGACGGCCGCCACCCACGCGAAGTGGCTGAAATGATCAGGCAAATGGACGGACAACTGGAAGAGGGAGCCAACGAGACAGCTGCTCAAGTGGAAACAGCCGTCATGGAAGGGGAAATCATCGATGTGCCCCGCCTGTTGCATCAAGGGATGCCATACATAGCCGAGCAGTTGGCGGCCCGCTTAAAAGACGATATCGTCGACGCCTTGAAACAGGAAACGACAGCTGCGGTCCGGCAAGCGATGGATGACGTGAAAGGCCGCCTCGACTACATCGAGGAGCGAACGACCGCAGCTGCCGAAACGGTGCGCCGTTCGCTCCGCGATTACGAGGACGCCTGGCAGCAAAAAACGGAACAGCTGCATGAACATTTGGAAACGGTCGTCGCGTTCTGTCAAGAGGAAAAAGCAAGACAGGAAGAGGAGCGCAAACAGCTCGAACTGCGCATTTTGGAGCGGGAAAAAGCGTTTCGCGAGCTCGTGTTGTCGTTCCGGCAAACCGCTGCCAGCGCGAGTGCCGCTCGAGCTCGGCACAAATGGTGGAAATTTTGGCAAGGATGAGCTGTTCAAAGAAATGACAAACACATTCATTGGTGTGCCATACTTCAAAAAAGGGACCCCGCCAAAACGCGGGGCCTTTTG is a window of Geobacillus kaustophilus DNA encoding:
- the hmpA gene encoding NO-inducible flavohemoprotein — translated: MTTTTKLHPKTIEIVKSTAPVLETHGEQITKRFYELMFSNHPELLNIFNHANQKQGRQQRALAAAVYAAARYIDQLDAILPVVRQIGHKHRSLGIKPEQYPIVGKHLLLAIKDVLGDAATDEVITAWAEAYEAIASVFIQVEKELYDEAAAKHGGWRDFRRFVVVKKVKESGVITSFYLEPEDGKAISDYLPGQYVSVKLSIPGETYTHIRQYSLSDAPGKGYYRISVKREAATADKPAGIVSNYLHDHVQEGDVLDLSAPAGDFTLDLSKTTPVVFISGGVGITPLLSMAHTLAIRQPTRPATFLHAALNGRVHAFDEELRMLAERPSFSYRICYESPSDEDRRHPHFDKEGRIDLAWMQSVIPTKDADFYFCGPVPFMKTVYRALKQWGVPEEHIHYEFFGPAGDLTKD
- the nsrR gene encoding nitric oxide-sensing transcriptional repressor NsrR — translated: MQLTNYTEYALRVLLFLGALDEEEKTNIKDIAAAFSISEHHLSKIVHELGKLGYIETIRGRNGGIRLAKRPEEIVIGAVVRETEENLSLVECFAAHGNECVLTPVCRLRFALHEALEAFLRVLDAYTLADLLEDRASLRSLLKERRG
- the speE gene encoding polyamine aminopropyltransferase yields the protein MKHKGTALPPYLHMDNGELWLTEDDRDNLKISYRIKEVIFAEPSEYQHVMILDSYDFGRMLVLDGVVQTTSIDGHIYNEMISHVPLQFHPEAKRVLIIGGGDCGAARETAKYAHLEAIDMVEIDEKVVRACKEHLPAVSGNLSDPRMRFVYDDGVVFVQGKENVYDVIMIDSSDPVGPAEALFSLEFYANVHRALKADGLMVCQSQSPIFHLDILKRTYRNIRELFQHVLVYTAVVPTYPGGLWSFTIGSKRPLVFPAQTTIPNDTKYVNDAVFRQCFALPEFLRSALEVE
- a CDS encoding acyl-CoA dehydrogenase family protein, yielding MNELYHLLVRTDREQQLYDQARRLAERFAKRAAHDDERAEFPFADFADLKEAGFLSLTIPAEYGGQGASLYELVLVQETIAQGSGATALSFGWHASILMRLFLLRRWPEPVLARLAKEVVCRHSLINSAHSERATGSPARGGKPETTAVFRDGRFVLRGRKTFASLAPALDYVLISATMEDGRVGEFLVPMSASGIRIEPTWNTLGMRATRSDDLVLEEVEVDQEALVETLGESNEAAPAQGWLLHVPACYLGIAIAARNEALRFAKTYQPNTLPHPIALTPEVQRKIAEMEWRLTHARHFLYAVADLWDRYPEKRMAMKEELATAKLVATNTALEVVDWAMRIVGGQSLFADNPLQRHYRDVRAGLYNPPADDLTFQWLAKRALAHNPPAQ
- a CDS encoding aminotransferase class V-fold PLP-dependent enzyme; its protein translation is MAIHAVIGNSVYTCRGELETYFQPFRDGTIGRFHPFSTPFGKQRLIYADWTASGRLYRPIEEKLTHELGPFVGNTHTESNVTGTKTTLAYRYAKEIIKQHVHAGKNDVLIMQGAGTTSAVNKLQRLLGLRVPERWKHRLSLHDEERPVVFVTHMEHHSNLLPWVETIAEVVAVRPTENGDVDLDHLRELLERYRDRPQKIGAFTACSNVTGLETPYHKLAKIMHEHGGLCFVDFAASAPYVRIDMHPDDPMEQLDAIYFSPHKFLGGPGSAGVLLFNSRLYHQHAPDHPGGGTVYWTDPWGNYEYIQAIEEREDGGTPPFWQTIKAALAIQLKEQMNVKQMRAREKELVSLLLPALKSTPGVRVLEGHRNDRLGIISFVIDGLHYNLVVKLLNDRFGIQARGGCSCAGPYGHYLLGIDKEQSAALLQEVKNGNPLAKPGWVRLSLHPTMTNEEVYAIIRAVRQIARYGRRWQEEYEYDATKNEFVHRGDDRYIRHFFLF
- a CDS encoding acyl-CoA thioesterase, with protein sequence MKTHIITVNPRFCETDALGHLSNISYFIYLEEARTRLFDELRYGGRTEDWHFILASTKCDFINQGFFGRRLRVETNVSRISNKSFQCIHRIMEEETGRLIAIGEAAVVHFNFQTQTSEPLPDDLRTMLAEYLVPPVGETISPLSCKKRE
- a CDS encoding Na+/H+ antiporter NhaC family protein, with protein sequence MEGTWWSLLPFLLIIPLAVWLKEILPGLVAGLLVGTFCLEWSAVGAIERAVSAVLHALTDPEHMKVAAFLYLFGSLVGIMQITGGIKGFVERLSARIRSKRGILLFVWLTVPVTFFMPMFRIMLLGPVMKAVLRQFRIDRRRMAYMIDVSTEPIIVLLPAATAFVGFMTSVVAAALAQNDIHESPYDVFLRSLPYNLFAIVALAVGVLTMMLNIRIGKPRAKKGEGETNTLHGLGLRKELALINGEPLHLFVPLALLIALTFAFFVYDGRKRGAENWWEAFSAADATWAMLLALFVTILLSMMFYLWRRQSLSELTYHFFAGGNELMAPIGMLVLVWAVSAVAGELGFAEYVSSTFGTWLPGAFVPAAVFLVGSFLSYFIGSSWGTWGILMPLGVTLSHATGAPLEVTVGAVFASGTFGAFASPLGDTTITTAAIMDMDLMSYAKYKLRISLLCAGVSLAGYVLLPLWMP